One region of Cucurbita pepo subsp. pepo cultivar mu-cu-16 chromosome LG03, ASM280686v2, whole genome shotgun sequence genomic DNA includes:
- the LOC111790327 gene encoding senescence-associated carboxylesterase 101 isoform X4, whose protein sequence is MADNNPQRFSSGLEIANLIATSDLLDHSWKAITKLRTVITADESTCLAFFGHYNERSNCKILAFVTTPNCSENPLEEEGGEDLVSLSDLKDEFTAFEFLYSESCPDSAINGVALDLFGRFYPVYEQEAQQQQQRAVDVKRLAMALQGNEMNMIFEKTNPFAKTLNDVKINMAKLEWYKKKCNSESIGYYDSYKNGRTEPDIKVAEFKKILLVYWENKVEEAERKPVKEGSPLNVRLLFGGTNYRRMVEPLDIAEHYRKGLKNYKAHRPKHYRKLEEWYNESMTPESSSTQRESVSSILTVDSLFWAHVEEAVVACQVLRMVDSSAEEKEAELAKLKEFEEYVVELMKNYGVSSEIFLPHSSFMRWWDEYDGIVGDDHDSVLTMLMRNEEYKEYANGRLDIP, encoded by the exons ATGGCCGACAATAACCCTCAACG ATTCAGCAGCGGATTGGAAATCGCGAATTTAATCGCGACTTCAGATTTGCTCGATCATTCATGGAAGGCGATTACGAAGCTTCGTACTGTAATTACTGCCGATGAATCGACGTGTTTGGCCTTTTTTGGACATTACAATGAGCGATCGAACTGTAAGATCCTCGCGTTTGTTACTACTCCGAACTGTTCGGAAAATccacttgaagaagaaggaggagaagaCCTG GTTTCGCTTTCGGATCTCAAGGACGAGTTTACTGCGTTTGAGTTTCTTTACTCCGAAAGCTGCCCGGATTCCGCCATTAATGGAGTTGCGCTCGACCTCTTTGGGCGTTTCTATCCTGTCTACGAACAagag gcgcagcagcagcaacagagAGCAGTAGATGTTAAAAGGCTCGCTATGGCACTGCAAGGCAACGAGATGAACATGATATTCGAAAAGACAAACCCTTTTGCCAAGACTTTAAATGACGTGAAAATAAACATGGCAAAACTAGAATGGTACAAGAAGAAGTGTAACTCAGAGAGTATCGGTTACTACGACAGCTACAAGAACGGAAGGACCGAACCCGACATAAAAGTGGCCGAGTTCAAGAAGATCCTACTAGTTTACTGGGAAAACAAGGTAGAGGAGGCAGAGAGGAAGCCAGTTAAGGAGGGGAGTCCACTGAACGTACGATTGTTGTTCGGAGGGACGAACTATCGACGAATGGTCGAACCGCTCGACATCGCCGAACACTACCGAAAGGGGTTGAAGAACTACAAAGCTCATAGGCCAAAGCATTACAGGAAGCTGGAAGAATGGTACAATGAGTCCATGACTCCTGAGTCTAGCTCAACGCAAAGAGAATCTGTTTCTTCCATACTTACTGTGgattctttgttttgggcACATGTGGAGGAGGCTGTTGTGGCATGTCAAGTGCTGAGAATGGTGGATAGCAGTGCAGAAGAGAAGGAAGCAGAGTTAGCTAAGCTTAAGGAATTTGAGGAGTATGTAGTGGAATTGATGAAGAACTATGGGGTGTCTTCTGAGATTTTCTTGCCGCACAGCAGCTTCATGAGATGGTGGGATGAATATGATGGGATTGTGGGAGATGACCATGACTCTGTCCTCACGATGTTGATGAGGAATGAGGAGTATAAAGAGTATGCCAATGGGAGGTTAGATATCCCTTAA
- the LOC111790327 gene encoding senescence-associated carboxylesterase 101 isoform X1: MADNNPQRFSSGLEIANLIATSDLLDHSWKAITKLRTVITADESTCLAFFGHYNERSNCKILAFVTTPNCSENPLEEEGGEDLVSLSDLKDEFTAFEFLYSESCPDSAINGVALDLFGRFYPVYEQEISRLKSNPKTQLIITGHGLGGSVASLFTLLLLDSIDLTKAKRPLCITFGSPLLGNKALQSAISQFSTWSSCFLHVVSNHDPLPTSLLNNKAYYPFGTFLFCSESGGCSCFEDPKSTSKLLEATKANTHLTAFSFFDYKETILRLIDQANLKATTRLITENSESWTASFIAQLEAIGVVPDQAQQQQQRAVDVKRLAMALQGNEMNMIFEKTNPFAKTLNDVKINMAKLEWYKKKCNSESIGYYDSYKNGRTEPDIKVAEFKKILLVYWENKVEEAERKPVKEGSPLNVRLLFGGTNYRRMVEPLDIAEHYRKGLKNYKAHRPKHYRKLEEWYNESMTPESSSTQRESVSSILTVDSLFWAHVEEAVVACQVLRMVDSSAEEKEAELAKLKEFEEYVVELMKNYGVSSEIFLPHSSFMRWWDEYDGIVGDDHDSVLTMLMRNEEYKEYANGRLDIP; the protein is encoded by the exons ATGGCCGACAATAACCCTCAACG ATTCAGCAGCGGATTGGAAATCGCGAATTTAATCGCGACTTCAGATTTGCTCGATCATTCATGGAAGGCGATTACGAAGCTTCGTACTGTAATTACTGCCGATGAATCGACGTGTTTGGCCTTTTTTGGACATTACAATGAGCGATCGAACTGTAAGATCCTCGCGTTTGTTACTACTCCGAACTGTTCGGAAAATccacttgaagaagaaggaggagaagaCCTG GTTTCGCTTTCGGATCTCAAGGACGAGTTTACTGCGTTTGAGTTTCTTTACTCCGAAAGCTGCCCGGATTCCGCCATTAATGGAGTTGCGCTCGACCTCTTTGGGCGTTTCTATCCTGTCTACGAACAagag ATTTCAAGGCTGAAATCCAATCCGAAGActcaattaataattacagGACATGGTTTAGGAGGATCTGTTGCTTCTCTCTTCACTCTATTGCTTCTTGACTCCATAGATCTCACCAAGGCCAAACGCCCTCTCTGTATAACATTTGGTTCCCCTCTATTAGGCAATAAGGCCCTTCAAAGCGCCATTTCACAGTTCTCAACATGGTCTTCTTGCTTCCTTCATGTTGTCTCCAACCATGACCCTCTTCCTACAAGCCTTTTGAACAACAAAGCTTACTATCCCTTTGGTACTTTCTTATTCTGTTCCGAATCCGGTGGTTGTTCTTGTTTCGAAGACCCGAAATCGACCTCGAAACTGTTGGAGGCAACCAAAGCTAATACTCATCTTACtgccttttccttctttgattataaagaAACAATTCTTCGTTTGATAGACCAGGCAAATCTCAAGGCTACCACAAGGTTGATCACAGAGAATTCAGAGTCCTGGACAGCAAGCTTTATAGCACAACTTGAAGCCATCGGAGTTGTTCCCGATCAA gcgcagcagcagcaacagagAGCAGTAGATGTTAAAAGGCTCGCTATGGCACTGCAAGGCAACGAGATGAACATGATATTCGAAAAGACAAACCCTTTTGCCAAGACTTTAAATGACGTGAAAATAAACATGGCAAAACTAGAATGGTACAAGAAGAAGTGTAACTCAGAGAGTATCGGTTACTACGACAGCTACAAGAACGGAAGGACCGAACCCGACATAAAAGTGGCCGAGTTCAAGAAGATCCTACTAGTTTACTGGGAAAACAAGGTAGAGGAGGCAGAGAGGAAGCCAGTTAAGGAGGGGAGTCCACTGAACGTACGATTGTTGTTCGGAGGGACGAACTATCGACGAATGGTCGAACCGCTCGACATCGCCGAACACTACCGAAAGGGGTTGAAGAACTACAAAGCTCATAGGCCAAAGCATTACAGGAAGCTGGAAGAATGGTACAATGAGTCCATGACTCCTGAGTCTAGCTCAACGCAAAGAGAATCTGTTTCTTCCATACTTACTGTGgattctttgttttgggcACATGTGGAGGAGGCTGTTGTGGCATGTCAAGTGCTGAGAATGGTGGATAGCAGTGCAGAAGAGAAGGAAGCAGAGTTAGCTAAGCTTAAGGAATTTGAGGAGTATGTAGTGGAATTGATGAAGAACTATGGGGTGTCTTCTGAGATTTTCTTGCCGCACAGCAGCTTCATGAGATGGTGGGATGAATATGATGGGATTGTGGGAGATGACCATGACTCTGTCCTCACGATGTTGATGAGGAATGAGGAGTATAAAGAGTATGCCAATGGGAGGTTAGATATCCCTTAA
- the LOC111790327 gene encoding senescence-associated carboxylesterase 101 isoform X2: protein MADNNPQRFSSGLEIANLIATSDLLDHSWKAITKLRTVITADESTCLAFFGHYNERSNCKILAFVTTPNCSENPLEEEGGEDLVSLSDLKDEFTAFEFLYSESCPDSAINGAALDLFGRFYPVYEQEISRLKSNPKTQLIITGHGLGGSVASLFTLLLLDSIDLTKAKRPLCITFGSPLLGNKALQSAISQFSTWSSCFLHVVSNHDPLPTSLLNNKAYYPFGTFLFCSESGGCSCFEDPKSTSKLLEATKANTHLTAFSFFDYKETILRLIDQANLKATTRLITENSESWTASFIAQLEAIGVVPDQAQQQQQRAVDVKRLAMALQGNEMNMIFEKTNPFAKTLNDVKINMAKLEWYKKKCNSESIGYYDSYKNGRTEPDIKVAEFKKILLVYWENKVEEAERKPVKEGSPLNVRLLFGGTNYRRMVEPLDIAEHYRKGLKNYKAHRPKHYRKLEEWYNESMTPESSSTQRESVSSILTVDSLFWAHVEEAVVACQVLRMVDSSAEEKEAELAKLKEFEEYVVELMKNYGVSSEIFLPHSSFMRWWDEYDGIVGDDHDSVLTMLMRNEEYKEYANGRLDIP from the exons ATGGCCGACAATAACCCTCAACG ATTCAGCAGCGGATTGGAAATCGCGAATTTAATCGCGACTTCAGATTTGCTCGATCATTCATGGAAGGCGATTACGAAGCTTCGTACTGTAATTACTGCCGATGAATCGACGTGTTTGGCCTTTTTTGGACATTACAATGAGCGATCGAACTGTAAGATCCTCGCGTTTGTTACTACTCCGAACTGTTCGGAAAATccacttgaagaagaaggaggagaagaCCTGGTTTCGCTTTCGGATCTCAAGGATGAGTTTACTGCGTTTGAGTTTCTTTACTCCGAAAGCTGCCCGGATTCCGCCATTAATGGAGC TGCGCTCGACCTCTTTGGGCGTTTCTATCCTGTCTACGAACAagag ATTTCAAGGCTGAAATCCAATCCGAAGActcaattaataattacagGACATGGTTTAGGAGGATCTGTTGCTTCTCTCTTCACTCTATTGCTTCTTGACTCCATAGATCTCACCAAGGCCAAACGCCCTCTCTGTATAACATTTGGTTCCCCTCTATTAGGCAATAAGGCCCTTCAAAGCGCCATTTCACAGTTCTCAACATGGTCTTCTTGCTTCCTTCATGTTGTCTCCAACCATGACCCTCTTCCTACAAGCCTTTTGAACAACAAAGCTTACTATCCCTTTGGTACTTTCTTATTCTGTTCCGAATCCGGTGGTTGTTCTTGTTTCGAAGACCCGAAATCGACCTCGAAACTGTTGGAGGCAACCAAAGCTAATACTCATCTTACtgccttttccttctttgattataaagaAACAATTCTTCGTTTGATAGACCAGGCAAATCTCAAGGCTACCACAAGGTTGATCACAGAGAATTCAGAGTCCTGGACAGCAAGCTTTATAGCACAACTTGAAGCCATCGGAGTTGTTCCCGATCAA gcgcagcagcagcaacagagAGCAGTAGATGTTAAAAGGCTCGCTATGGCACTGCAAGGCAACGAGATGAACATGATATTCGAAAAGACAAACCCTTTTGCCAAGACTTTAAATGACGTGAAAATAAACATGGCAAAACTAGAATGGTACAAGAAGAAGTGTAACTCAGAGAGTATCGGTTACTACGACAGCTACAAGAACGGAAGGACCGAACCCGACATAAAAGTGGCCGAGTTCAAGAAGATCCTACTAGTTTACTGGGAAAACAAGGTAGAGGAGGCAGAGAGGAAGCCAGTTAAGGAGGGGAGTCCACTGAACGTACGATTGTTGTTCGGAGGGACGAACTATCGACGAATGGTCGAACCGCTCGACATCGCCGAACACTACCGAAAGGGGTTGAAGAACTACAAAGCTCATAGGCCAAAGCATTACAGGAAGCTGGAAGAATGGTACAATGAGTCCATGACTCCTGAGTCTAGCTCAACGCAAAGAGAATCTGTTTCTTCCATACTTACTGTGgattctttgttttgggcACATGTGGAGGAGGCTGTTGTGGCATGTCAAGTGCTGAGAATGGTGGATAGCAGTGCAGAAGAGAAGGAAGCAGAGTTAGCTAAGCTTAAGGAATTTGAGGAGTATGTAGTGGAATTGATGAAGAACTATGGGGTGTCTTCTGAGATTTTCTTGCCGCACAGCAGCTTCATGAGATGGTGGGATGAATATGATGGGATTGTGGGAGATGACCATGACTCTGTCCTCACGATGTTGATGAGGAATGAGGAGTATAAAGAGTATGCCAATGGGAGGTTAGATATCCCTTAA
- the LOC111790327 gene encoding senescence-associated carboxylesterase 101 isoform X3 yields MADNNPQRFSSGLEIANLIATSDLLDHSWKAITKLRTVITADESTCLAFFGHYNERSNCKILAFVTTPNCSENPLEEGGEDLVSLSDLKDEFTAFEFLYSESCPDSAINGVALDLFGRFYPVYEQEISRLKSNPKTQLIITGHGLGGSVASLFTLLLLDSIDLTKAKRPLCITFGSPLLGNKALQSAISQFSTWSSCFLHVVSNHDPLPTSLLNNKAYYPFGTFLFCSESGGCSCFEDPKSTSKLLEATKANTHLTAFSFFDYKETILRLIDQANLKATTRLITENSESWTASFIAQLEAIGVVPDQAQQQQQRAVDVKRLAMALQGNEMNMIFEKTNPFAKTLNDVKINMAKLEWYKKKCNSESIGYYDSYKNGRTEPDIKVAEFKKILLVYWENKVEEAERKPVKEGSPLNVRLLFGGTNYRRMVEPLDIAEHYRKGLKNYKAHRPKHYRKLEEWYNESMTPESSSTQRESVSSILTVDSLFWAHVEEAVVACQVLRMVDSSAEEKEAELAKLKEFEEYVVELMKNYGVSSEIFLPHSSFMRWWDEYDGIVGDDHDSVLTMLMRNEEYKEYANGRLDIP; encoded by the exons ATGGCCGACAATAACCCTCAACG ATTCAGCAGCGGATTGGAAATCGCGAATTTAATCGCGACTTCAGATTTGCTCGATCATTCATGGAAGGCGATTACGAAGCTTCGTACTGTAATTACTGCCGATGAATCGACGTGTTTGGCCTTTTTTGGACATTACAATGAGCGATCGAACTGTAAGATCCTCGCGTTTGTTACTACTCCGAACTGTTCGGAAAATccacttga AGAAGGAGGAGAAGACCTGGTTTCGCTTTCGGATCTCAAGGACGAGTTTACTGCGTTTGAGTTTCTTTACTCCGAAAGCTGCCCGGATTCCGCCATTAATGGAGTTGCGCTCGACCTCTTTGGGCGTTTCTATCCTGTCTACGAACAagag ATTTCAAGGCTGAAATCCAATCCGAAGActcaattaataattacagGACATGGTTTAGGAGGATCTGTTGCTTCTCTCTTCACTCTATTGCTTCTTGACTCCATAGATCTCACCAAGGCCAAACGCCCTCTCTGTATAACATTTGGTTCCCCTCTATTAGGCAATAAGGCCCTTCAAAGCGCCATTTCACAGTTCTCAACATGGTCTTCTTGCTTCCTTCATGTTGTCTCCAACCATGACCCTCTTCCTACAAGCCTTTTGAACAACAAAGCTTACTATCCCTTTGGTACTTTCTTATTCTGTTCCGAATCCGGTGGTTGTTCTTGTTTCGAAGACCCGAAATCGACCTCGAAACTGTTGGAGGCAACCAAAGCTAATACTCATCTTACtgccttttccttctttgattataaagaAACAATTCTTCGTTTGATAGACCAGGCAAATCTCAAGGCTACCACAAGGTTGATCACAGAGAATTCAGAGTCCTGGACAGCAAGCTTTATAGCACAACTTGAAGCCATCGGAGTTGTTCCCGATCAA gcgcagcagcagcaacagagAGCAGTAGATGTTAAAAGGCTCGCTATGGCACTGCAAGGCAACGAGATGAACATGATATTCGAAAAGACAAACCCTTTTGCCAAGACTTTAAATGACGTGAAAATAAACATGGCAAAACTAGAATGGTACAAGAAGAAGTGTAACTCAGAGAGTATCGGTTACTACGACAGCTACAAGAACGGAAGGACCGAACCCGACATAAAAGTGGCCGAGTTCAAGAAGATCCTACTAGTTTACTGGGAAAACAAGGTAGAGGAGGCAGAGAGGAAGCCAGTTAAGGAGGGGAGTCCACTGAACGTACGATTGTTGTTCGGAGGGACGAACTATCGACGAATGGTCGAACCGCTCGACATCGCCGAACACTACCGAAAGGGGTTGAAGAACTACAAAGCTCATAGGCCAAAGCATTACAGGAAGCTGGAAGAATGGTACAATGAGTCCATGACTCCTGAGTCTAGCTCAACGCAAAGAGAATCTGTTTCTTCCATACTTACTGTGgattctttgttttgggcACATGTGGAGGAGGCTGTTGTGGCATGTCAAGTGCTGAGAATGGTGGATAGCAGTGCAGAAGAGAAGGAAGCAGAGTTAGCTAAGCTTAAGGAATTTGAGGAGTATGTAGTGGAATTGATGAAGAACTATGGGGTGTCTTCTGAGATTTTCTTGCCGCACAGCAGCTTCATGAGATGGTGGGATGAATATGATGGGATTGTGGGAGATGACCATGACTCTGTCCTCACGATGTTGATGAGGAATGAGGAGTATAAAGAGTATGCCAATGGGAGGTTAGATATCCCTTAA
- the LOC111790331 gene encoding gibberellin-regulated protein 14: MSSMANRFVFSVFLLLASWVSANANGVSQQKDAVYPKVPVPVPAPSPPVYKAPSPLPPVKPPTTPVLTPPPVKAPYTPVPPVKLPPPPYTPSPPVKPPVKAPYTPSPPAKAPSSPPPAKAPVNPPVKPPSPAAPRPPPVIGKACNPECGRRCQLHSRKNVCIRACLTCCYRCKCVPPGTYGNREVCGKCYTDMTTHGNRPKCP, encoded by the exons ATGTCCTCAATGGCCAATCGCTTTGTTTTTAGCGTTTTTCTTCTACTTGCCTCATGG GTTTCAGCTAATGCCAATGGAGTGTCCCAACAGAAG GATGCTGTATACCCCAAGGTCCCAGTTCCAGTTCCAGCTCCTTCTCCTCCAGTTTACAAAGCGCCGTCGCCACTGCCGCCTGTGAAACCACCAACAACCCCTGTTTTGACACCACCGCCAGTTAAAGCACCCTACACCCCTGTTCCACCTGTCAAGCTTCCCCCACCTCCTTATACTCCTTCTCCACCGGTCAAGCCACCGGTGAAGGCACCGTACACTCCTTCTCCACCGGCAAAGGCACCGTCTTCTCCTCCGCCGGCGAAGGCTCCTGTGAATCCACCAGTGAAGCCGCCGTCCCCTGCAGCTCCTAGGCCACCACCAGTCATTGGCAAGG CCTGCAACCCAGAATGTGGAAGAAGATGCCAGCTTCATTCAAGGAAAAACGTATGCATAAGGGCGTGCTTGACATGCTGCTACCGCTGCAAGTGTGTTCCACCGGGGACATACGGCAACAGGGAAGTCTGTGGAAAGTGCTACACTGATATGACTACTCATGGCAACAGACCCAAGTGCCCTTAA
- the LOC111790332 gene encoding uncharacterized protein LOC111790332 yields MASISLFPALHSISRPAIANPSPISRPLFALPSSSSFTVSAASFRHSAVKGRSRPRGLKQARVVEEDASIPEQGVEGEEPSPSPSEQPAVTVPVSSSDILTMFFQAEGTLNESAVPSVTEALEQTDGITGLKVQLVEGIASVELTKQTTIQSTGVASSLIETIQGAGFKLQTLNLSFEDKEEVFI; encoded by the exons ATGGCTTCGATCTCCCTCTTCCCCGCCCTTCACTCCATTTCTCGCCCTGCAATTGCAAATCCATCCCCAATTTCCAGACCTTTATTCGCCCTTCCCTCCTCCTCTAGCTTCACCGTTTCCGCCGCCTCCTTCAGGCATTCGGCGGTTAAGGGCCGGAGCCGGCCACGCGGCCTGAAACAAGCGAGGGTAGTCGAAGAGGATGCCTCTATTCCAGAGCAAGGAGTTGAAGGCGAAGAGCCGTCGCCTTCTCCGTCTGAGCAGCCGGCAGTCACCGTGCCTGTCTCGTCGTCTGATATTCTCACCATGTTCTTTCAG GCAGAGGGGACGCTAAATGAATCAGCTGTGCCTTCTGTAACCGAGGCTTTGGAG CAAACGGATGGTATCACTGGGTTGAAAGTTCAGCTCGTTGAGGGCATTGCATCTGTTGAG CTtacaaaacaaacaacaataCAATCTACAGGAGTGGCCTCGAGCTTGATCGAGACCATTCAAGGTGCAGGTTTCAAGTTACAAACGTTGAATTTGAGCTTCGAAGATAAGGAAGAAGTTTTTATTTAG